One Bacillus amyloliquefaciens DSM 7 = ATCC 23350 DNA window includes the following coding sequences:
- a CDS encoding amino acid permease codes for MSLLFRKKPLADLKAQSRQTSLARSLSAFDLVLLGIGCVVGTGIFVITGTVAATGAGPALILSFVLAGLACALAAFCYAEFSSSIPISGSVYTYSYVTLGECLAFLIGWDLMLEYVIALAAVATGWSSYFQSLLAGFGLHLPEALTAAPGSKAGAVFNLPAVIIILVITAIVSRGVKESTRFNNVIVLMKIAIILLFIIVGFGYVKPENWSPFMPFGMKGVIASAATVFFAYLGFDAVSNASEEVKNPQKSMPIGIIGALAICTILYITVSLVLTGMLPYTKLNVGDPVSFALQFVGQNKIAGIISVGAIIGITTVMLALLYAQVRLTFAMSRDGLLPRMFSKVHPRFKTPFQNTWVTGIVAAGIAGFIDLGTLAHLVNMGTLAAFTVIAIAVIVLRKKHPEITSSFRVPFVPFVPIISACLCLYLACSLPGVTWLSFVIWIAAGIVVYMVYSRKHSLLNK; via the coding sequence ATGTCTTTACTATTTCGGAAAAAGCCGCTGGCCGACTTAAAGGCACAGAGCAGACAGACCAGTCTGGCCCGCTCGTTAAGCGCTTTTGACTTGGTTTTACTCGGAATCGGCTGTGTTGTCGGCACGGGGATTTTTGTGATTACCGGGACCGTGGCCGCGACAGGCGCAGGGCCGGCTTTGATTCTTTCGTTTGTGCTCGCGGGGCTTGCCTGCGCGCTCGCCGCGTTTTGTTATGCGGAATTTTCTTCATCCATTCCGATTTCAGGCAGCGTATATACGTACTCATATGTCACCCTCGGGGAATGTCTCGCGTTTTTAATCGGATGGGACTTAATGCTTGAGTATGTCATCGCGCTCGCCGCCGTCGCAACCGGCTGGTCATCGTATTTCCAGTCGCTTCTCGCAGGCTTCGGGCTGCATCTTCCGGAGGCGCTGACCGCCGCACCCGGAAGCAAAGCGGGCGCCGTGTTTAATCTGCCGGCCGTTATCATTATTTTGGTCATTACCGCAATTGTTTCAAGGGGCGTGAAAGAAAGCACCCGCTTTAACAATGTCATTGTATTGATGAAAATTGCGATCATTCTGCTGTTTATCATCGTCGGTTTCGGCTACGTGAAACCGGAAAACTGGTCGCCGTTTATGCCGTTCGGAATGAAAGGCGTCATCGCGAGCGCCGCGACCGTTTTCTTCGCGTATCTCGGATTTGATGCCGTGTCAAACGCGTCAGAAGAAGTGAAAAATCCGCAGAAATCAATGCCGATCGGAATCATCGGCGCGCTCGCCATCTGCACCATCCTTTACATTACGGTGTCGCTCGTTCTGACAGGAATGCTTCCGTACACCAAATTAAATGTCGGAGATCCGGTATCCTTTGCGCTCCAATTTGTCGGCCAGAACAAAATAGCGGGCATTATCTCCGTCGGCGCGATTATCGGGATTACAACGGTAATGCTCGCTCTGCTTTACGCTCAGGTGCGCCTTACATTTGCGATGAGCAGAGACGGCCTTTTGCCCCGCATGTTTTCCAAGGTTCACCCGCGCTTTAAAACACCGTTTCAAAACACTTGGGTGACGGGAATTGTCGCTGCCGGGATCGCGGGTTTTATTGATTTGGGAACCTTGGCGCACCTTGTCAATATGGGCACTTTGGCGGCCTTTACGGTCATCGCGATCGCCGTCATCGTTTTAAGAAAGAAACATCCGGAGATCACATCTTCCTTCCGTGTTCCTTTCGTGCCTTTTGTGCCGATCATCAGCGCATGCTTATGCCTTTATCTCGCATGCAGCCTGCCGGGCGTGACGTGGCTCTCCTTTGTCATCTGGATCGCCGCCGGGATCGTCGTTTACATGGTGTATTCGAGAAAACACAGTTTGTTAAACAAATAA